A single genomic interval of Lentimicrobium saccharophilum harbors:
- a CDS encoding tetratricopeptide repeat protein, which produces MKKSMISLMLLMAFATLRVSAQEKVQFEEVFKNSYALENNAEYGKAIEALKKVYDESSYEINLRLGWLTYQAGWFTESIAFYNKSIQLMPMSVEARLGFVLPAAALGNWNQVITRYNEVLKIDPNHYTVNYRMGMIYYSRQEYQTAYKYFEKIANLYPFDYDALHMFGWTNYRMGKLREAKVLFGKALMNRPGDASAKEGYNLIK; this is translated from the coding sequence TTGAAAAAATCAATGATCAGCCTGATGCTGCTGATGGCTTTCGCGACTTTAAGGGTTTCAGCCCAGGAAAAGGTTCAGTTCGAAGAGGTTTTCAAAAACAGCTATGCCCTGGAAAACAATGCGGAATATGGCAAAGCCATAGAAGCACTGAAAAAAGTTTATGATGAATCCTCATACGAGATCAACCTCAGGCTGGGGTGGCTTACCTATCAGGCCGGGTGGTTTACCGAATCCATTGCCTTTTACAACAAATCCATACAACTAATGCCCATGTCGGTTGAGGCCCGCTTGGGATTTGTACTGCCGGCTGCAGCCCTGGGCAACTGGAACCAGGTAATTACCCGCTACAATGAAGTGTTGAAGATTGATCCCAATCATTACACTGTAAATTACCGGATGGGGATGATATATTACAGCCGTCAGGAGTATCAGACAGCATACAAATACTTTGAAAAAATCGCAAATCTTTATCCTTTCGACTACGATGCCCTGCATATGTTTGGCTGGACCAATTACCGGATGGGCAAACTCAGGGAGGCCAAGGTTTTGTTCGGAAAGGCATTGATGAACCGCCCGGGGGATGCCTCAGCAAAAGAGGGCTATAATCTGATCAAATAA
- a CDS encoding urea transporter: MSEPAGLLSKVYTSTVNSYTMVFFSKNPWFGLLLMVVSFFDVYAGAAGLLSLLTANGLAWGLGLNRRNILSGFYGFNSLLTGLGLGLSFQPGPEFYLLLVATALATLFITLAFEGLLSKYALPYLTLPFLIAIWIATLAARNYSTMIPGESGIYTLSTIYERGGPLVVRIYEWFGDVSWPLFIKTYFKSLGAIFFQYHLFAGLLIAAGLLFYSRIAFLLSVTGFASAWGFYLLIGANMNELNYGFIGFNHILTAIAIGGFFMIASGWSFLWVILVTPIISMITAGFAELLGIIQLPVYSLPFNLMVLLFLYAMKFREKMQMKPEPVAVQHYSPELNLYIGQNSGERFRNKSYLPVSLPFFGVWTVNQGHNGEFTHQEEWRHAWDFVITDEAGKEFSGEGAKVSDYYCFDKPVTAPANGWVEEIVDSIDDNPPGEINLGRNWGNTIIIRHSERLYSKLSHLKKGSIKVKQGSYVHQGQVIASCGNSGRSPYPHLHFQLQSTPHIGSATLNYPVSQYLSYQEPVQLKLYEIPLKNEQVSNLAPEPALVKAFHFIPGQNIEYSSDNGTFPDGTWKVNADLYKNQFIEDSSTGAKAYFTTDGSMFFFTHYEGSRDSLLYFFYLSAYKVPMVYHRDLVTRDTFPPSSFGISWARVIQDIVAPFYLFIKPEYKMAITERQEDLAGNRFQLGSSCKLSVAGLNLAGYRFSLIIAENRLQSVSIGSGKINTTVHFKNN, from the coding sequence ATGTCAGAACCAGCCGGCCTTCTGAGCAAGGTATATACCAGTACGGTGAACAGCTACACCATGGTTTTCTTTTCGAAAAATCCCTGGTTCGGCCTTTTACTCATGGTGGTTTCATTCTTCGATGTGTATGCAGGTGCTGCCGGGTTGCTATCGCTGCTTACGGCCAATGGCCTGGCCTGGGGACTTGGCCTGAACCGGCGGAATATACTGTCGGGTTTCTATGGTTTCAATTCCCTGCTTACTGGTCTGGGCCTCGGACTTTCGTTTCAGCCGGGCCCTGAGTTTTACCTGCTGCTGGTTGCCACGGCCCTAGCCACCCTCTTTATTACCCTGGCTTTCGAGGGATTGTTAAGTAAATATGCACTGCCCTACCTTACACTCCCCTTCCTTATAGCAATCTGGATAGCGACACTTGCCGCCCGGAATTATTCTACCATGATCCCCGGGGAATCGGGCATTTATACCCTGAGCACCATTTATGAAAGGGGCGGCCCGCTGGTTGTCAGGATTTACGAATGGTTCGGAGATGTCAGCTGGCCACTGTTTATTAAAACTTACTTTAAATCCCTGGGAGCCATCTTCTTTCAATATCATCTCTTCGCAGGCTTATTGATTGCTGCAGGCTTGCTTTTTTACTCCCGGATAGCCTTCCTGCTGTCAGTAACCGGGTTTGCTTCAGCCTGGGGCTTTTATCTGCTGATAGGGGCAAACATGAATGAATTGAACTATGGTTTCATCGGTTTCAACCATATTCTTACCGCCATTGCCATCGGCGGTTTCTTTATGATCGCATCAGGCTGGTCGTTTTTGTGGGTTATCCTGGTAACACCCATTATTTCAATGATTACCGCAGGATTTGCGGAATTACTCGGAATAATCCAACTGCCGGTGTATTCATTGCCATTTAACCTGATGGTATTGCTTTTCCTCTATGCCATGAAGTTCAGGGAAAAGATGCAAATGAAACCGGAACCTGTTGCCGTTCAGCACTATTCTCCTGAACTGAATTTATACATCGGCCAAAACTCCGGGGAAAGGTTCCGTAACAAAAGCTACCTGCCCGTTTCCCTTCCCTTTTTCGGAGTCTGGACTGTAAACCAGGGCCACAACGGAGAATTCACCCATCAGGAGGAGTGGCGGCATGCCTGGGATTTTGTGATTACGGATGAAGCCGGTAAAGAGTTTTCAGGGGAAGGGGCTAAAGTTTCCGATTATTATTGTTTTGATAAACCTGTAACAGCACCGGCCAATGGCTGGGTTGAAGAAATTGTTGACAGCATTGATGACAATCCCCCCGGAGAAATCAACCTTGGCCGCAACTGGGGCAATACCATTATAATCAGACATTCGGAGCGGCTCTATTCCAAACTCAGTCACCTGAAGAAAGGCAGTATAAAGGTAAAACAGGGATCTTATGTTCATCAGGGACAGGTGATCGCCAGCTGTGGCAATTCCGGCAGATCACCCTATCCCCACCTGCATTTTCAACTTCAGTCAACACCGCACATAGGCTCGGCGACCCTTAACTACCCTGTTTCACAGTACCTCAGTTACCAGGAACCTGTCCAGCTCAAACTCTATGAAATTCCGTTAAAAAATGAGCAGGTGAGTAACCTTGCCCCCGAACCAGCCCTTGTAAAGGCATTTCATTTCATCCCCGGTCAGAACATTGAGTATAGCAGTGATAACGGAACCTTCCCTGACGGCACCTGGAAAGTGAATGCTGACCTTTACAAAAACCAGTTTATCGAAGATTCCTCCACAGGTGCGAAAGCTTATTTCACCACCGATGGGTCTATGTTCTTCTTCACCCATTATGAAGGGAGCCGCGACAGCCTGCTTTACTTTTTCTATCTCTCGGCTTACAAGGTACCTATGGTTTATCACAGGGACCTGGTCACCCGCGATACCTTCCCGCCTTCCTCGTTCGGGATTTCATGGGCAAGGGTAATTCAGGATATTGTCGCCCCGTTTTATCTTTTCATTAAACCGGAATATAAAATGGCCATCACCGAAAGGCAGGAAGATCTGGCCGGCAACCGCTTTCAACTCGGCTCTTCCTGTAAACTGTCCGTTGCCGGTTTAAATCTTGCCGGCTATCGATTCAGCCTGATTATCGCAGAAAACCGCCTGCAATCCGTCAGCATCGGATCGGGTAAAATAAACACAACCGTTCACTTTAAAAATAACTGA
- a CDS encoding RNA polymerase sigma factor translates to MIHFSDRAIVEGLKLNSDYIIKHVYQEFFPTIRYLIKKNTGNDEDAEDIFQESLIVVLKNVQKDDFYLTCSFLTYLYSISRNLWMQKLKTKRKGAANFDLIEKFFNIPESATREAAEAEQMKYRIYREHFNAMEKDCQRILLLSLQKFSSKDIADTMGYGSENYAKTKKYNCKERLKKAIMSDPRMKDYID, encoded by the coding sequence ATGATACATTTTTCCGACAGGGCGATCGTGGAGGGGCTTAAGCTCAACAGCGATTATATCATCAAGCATGTTTACCAGGAGTTTTTCCCCACCATCAGATACCTGATCAAGAAAAATACCGGCAATGATGAAGATGCCGAAGATATTTTCCAGGAATCCCTGATCGTGGTGCTCAAAAATGTTCAGAAAGATGACTTCTACCTTACCTGTTCTTTCCTGACCTACCTTTATTCCATCAGCCGGAATCTATGGATGCAAAAGCTCAAGACAAAACGTAAGGGAGCCGCCAATTTTGACCTTATCGAAAAGTTCTTTAACATACCGGAATCAGCCACCAGGGAGGCTGCTGAAGCCGAACAGATGAAATACAGGATCTACCGGGAGCATTTCAATGCCATGGAAAAGGATTGCCAGCGGATACTGCTGCTTTCGCTTCAGAAATTTTCATCAAAGGACATTGCAGACACCATGGGCTACGGATCGGAGAATTACGCCAAAACCAAGAAGTACAACTGCAAGGAACGCTTGAAAAAGGCAATTATGAGTGATCCGAGAATGAAAGATTACATCGACTGA
- a CDS encoding type III PLP-dependent enzyme domain-containing protein, with protein sequence MEKKHYERPHITKLEAGMPGKSGIRTEQAPTTHIDGMAVKELVANYGSPLFVLSENTIRSTYRKAFRAFSTRYPKVQFAWSYKTNYLAAVCNIFHQEGAWAEVVSGYEYDKAIANGVDPGKIIFNGPGKSREELIMATEKGSLIHIDHLDELYLLIEVAETTSQKPRVAIRVNMDTGIYPMWDRFGFNYENGQAWDALNKIMHSGKLELMGLHTHIGTFIMTANAYAVAATKLADLARSLQQKFNHQLKYIDIGGGFASKNTLKGSYLPGSDTNPSFDEYAEAISSALINSHFSPGELPLLILETGRALVDEAGFIISSVIANKRLSSGRRATIIDAGVNLLFTAFWYQHMVTVAQGVSQHREDTTLYGPLCMNIDCVRESVNLPMLNINDQVVIHHTGAYNVTQWMQFITLRPNVVLIGENGKAHVIREHETMETVTGSEKIPEHLIKLR encoded by the coding sequence ATGGAAAAGAAACATTATGAACGTCCGCATATAACAAAACTGGAAGCTGGTATGCCCGGAAAATCAGGGATAAGGACCGAACAGGCCCCGACCACCCATATTGATGGCATGGCTGTTAAAGAACTGGTAGCAAATTATGGCTCCCCCCTGTTCGTGCTTTCCGAAAATACGATCAGAAGCACTTACCGTAAAGCCTTCAGGGCTTTTTCGACCCGGTACCCTAAAGTACAGTTTGCCTGGTCGTATAAAACTAATTATCTTGCTGCCGTATGCAATATTTTTCATCAGGAGGGAGCCTGGGCGGAAGTGGTATCCGGTTACGAATACGATAAAGCCATTGCCAACGGCGTGGATCCGGGAAAAATCATCTTTAACGGACCTGGTAAAAGCCGGGAAGAACTGATCATGGCAACTGAAAAGGGCAGCCTTATACACATCGATCACCTGGACGAGTTGTACCTGTTGATTGAAGTGGCTGAAACCACCTCTCAGAAGCCAAGGGTAGCCATCCGGGTAAATATGGATACCGGGATTTACCCCATGTGGGACCGCTTCGGGTTCAACTACGAAAACGGACAGGCATGGGATGCCCTGAACAAAATCATGCACTCAGGCAAGCTTGAGCTGATGGGGCTTCACACCCACATAGGGACCTTTATCATGACAGCAAATGCGTATGCCGTTGCCGCCACAAAGCTTGCAGATCTGGCCCGGTCGCTGCAGCAGAAATTCAACCACCAGCTGAAATACATCGACATCGGTGGCGGATTTGCCTCAAAAAATACGCTCAAGGGGTCATACCTGCCAGGCAGCGACACCAACCCTTCGTTTGACGAATATGCAGAAGCCATCAGCAGCGCACTGATTAACAGTCATTTCAGCCCCGGCGAATTGCCTTTGCTGATTCTTGAAACAGGCCGCGCCCTGGTTGACGAAGCAGGTTTTATTATCTCATCCGTGATCGCCAATAAACGGCTTTCATCGGGCAGGAGGGCAACCATCATCGACGCCGGCGTTAATCTTCTTTTCACCGCCTTCTGGTACCAGCACATGGTCACCGTCGCTCAGGGCGTTTCGCAGCATCGCGAAGACACCACCCTCTACGGTCCCCTGTGCATGAACATCGATTGCGTACGCGAAAGCGTCAACCTGCCGATGCTGAACATCAACGATCAGGTTGTCATCCATCATACTGGCGCGTATAATGTAACCCAGTGGATGCAGTTTATTACCCTCAGGCCAAACGTGGTGTTGATCGGCGAAAACGGAAAAGCCCACGTGATCAGGGAACACGAAACAATGGAAACGGTGACCGGAAGTGAGAAAATACCGGAACACCTGATTAAACTCAGATAA
- a CDS encoding ATP-grasp domain-containing protein: protein MNKPCYTIAVTGLNAIDSPGPGVAVIRGLLEAASFEARIIGLAYESLEPGIYMPNLTHRTYQIPYPTAGTDELMERLTYIHSRENIDVIIPNFDAELYSFMKLEPKLKQMGIHMFLPTFEQFEERHKVNLSKFGEKYGIDVPLGIAITDQAEIYKHEKELDFPLMVKGKWYDAYIAYNMEQARNYFNKIVAKWGYPVILQKFVHGTEYNVTGLGDGRGNTIAAVPMRKQYITDKGKAWAGISIDDENLLGLTRRFVESTGWRGGFELEMMKSNDGRYFLMEINPRIPAWVYLAVGVGQNIPEALTRLALGEKVGPYTSYEVGKLFIRYAWDMIVDRSEFENYSVNGEL from the coding sequence ATGAATAAGCCCTGCTATACCATTGCAGTTACCGGTCTGAACGCCATCGACAGTCCCGGCCCGGGCGTTGCCGTGATCAGGGGACTGCTCGAAGCTGCATCCTTTGAAGCCCGGATCATCGGACTCGCATATGAATCGCTGGAGCCAGGCATCTATATGCCCAACCTCACCCACCGTACCTACCAGATTCCATATCCCACCGCCGGAACGGATGAGCTGATGGAACGACTGACCTATATTCACAGCCGGGAAAACATCGATGTAATCATTCCAAACTTCGACGCTGAGCTTTATTCCTTTATGAAACTTGAGCCAAAGCTTAAGCAGATGGGCATCCATATGTTTTTGCCCACATTTGAGCAATTCGAAGAACGGCATAAGGTTAACCTTTCAAAATTCGGGGAAAAATACGGGATTGATGTTCCCCTGGGCATAGCCATCACTGATCAGGCTGAGATATACAAGCATGAAAAGGAACTGGACTTTCCGCTGATGGTTAAAGGAAAGTGGTATGACGCCTATATTGCCTATAATATGGAACAGGCCCGCAACTATTTTAACAAAATTGTTGCGAAATGGGGATATCCGGTAATCCTCCAGAAGTTTGTGCACGGAACCGAATACAATGTAACCGGACTTGGCGATGGCAGGGGGAATACCATCGCTGCAGTGCCCATGCGTAAGCAATACATCACGGATAAAGGAAAAGCCTGGGCCGGCATCAGTATTGACGATGAGAACCTGCTGGGCCTGACCCGCCGTTTTGTTGAATCAACGGGATGGAGAGGGGGATTTGAGCTGGAAATGATGAAATCAAACGACGGGCGGTATTTTCTGATGGAAATCAACCCAAGAATTCCGGCCTGGGTTTACCTGGCGGTCGGTGTTGGCCAGAATATCCCTGAAGCGCTCACCAGGCTGGCCCTTGGCGAGAAGGTCGGGCCATATACAAGCTACGAAGTGGGTAAACTTTTTATCCGGTACGCCTGGGATATGATAGTTGACCGCAGCGAATTTGAAAATTACTCAGTAAACGGGGAACTTTAA
- a CDS encoding PqqD family protein: MKIKHQIAVSDTGFLFNPSTGESFTVNPVGAEIINLLRQGFTREQIIDEITGNYAVERNSFEKDLHEFAGIMKMYQLLDKDE, translated from the coding sequence ATGAAAATCAAACATCAGATTGCCGTCAGCGACACCGGGTTTCTTTTCAACCCTTCCACAGGGGAATCATTTACCGTGAATCCTGTCGGAGCCGAAATCATCAACCTGCTTCGCCAGGGTTTTACCCGGGAACAGATTATTGACGAAATTACCGGAAACTATGCGGTTGAGCGGAACAGTTTTGAGAAAGATCTGCATGAATTCGCCGGAATAATGAAAATGTACCAACTTCTTGATAAGGATGAATAA